One region of Trinickia violacea genomic DNA includes:
- a CDS encoding ABC transporter substrate-binding protein produces MRFKQLRAALFAAAVLAASGAAHAASPSDWCASGKTVHFAGITWESGAFATEVLRQILEKGYGCKTDVVPGSTAATETALAHNDIQVWAEQWTGRSEITAKAVASGSVKLVGDTLPGGTKEGWFVPEYVVKGDAARGIKPSAPGLASVSDLPKYKNLFTDDEEPNKGRFLNCPSGWDCERVNTRLLKVLKLDDSYTNFRPGTGAALDAAIASAYERGKPILFYYWGPAALMAKYKLTELKMPPYNDACWQTLRNESSTSQCASSYMVSHITVGVSTPFYQADPQLITMLQKVQFPMDFLNSTILEMNTKKLDGSTMATDFLKTHPEMWKQWVPADVASKIQASLAS; encoded by the coding sequence ATGCGATTCAAACAACTTCGCGCGGCGCTCTTCGCCGCTGCAGTACTCGCCGCGAGCGGCGCGGCTCACGCGGCCAGCCCGAGCGACTGGTGCGCCTCCGGCAAGACCGTGCACTTTGCCGGCATCACCTGGGAAAGCGGCGCGTTCGCCACTGAAGTGCTGCGGCAGATTCTCGAGAAGGGCTATGGCTGCAAGACCGACGTCGTGCCCGGCAGCACCGCGGCCACCGAAACCGCGCTCGCTCACAACGACATCCAGGTCTGGGCCGAGCAATGGACGGGCCGCAGCGAGATCACCGCGAAGGCCGTCGCTTCGGGCAGCGTCAAGCTGGTCGGCGATACGCTGCCCGGCGGCACGAAGGAAGGCTGGTTCGTTCCCGAATATGTCGTGAAGGGCGACGCCGCGCGCGGCATCAAGCCGTCGGCGCCAGGGCTCGCTTCCGTCTCCGATCTGCCGAAGTACAAGAACCTCTTCACCGACGACGAAGAGCCCAACAAGGGCCGCTTCCTGAACTGTCCGTCGGGCTGGGACTGCGAGCGCGTCAACACGCGGCTCCTGAAGGTGCTCAAGCTCGACGATTCGTATACGAACTTCCGCCCCGGCACGGGCGCGGCGCTCGATGCGGCGATCGCGTCGGCCTACGAGCGCGGCAAGCCGATCCTCTTCTACTACTGGGGCCCGGCCGCGCTGATGGCGAAGTACAAGCTCACCGAGCTCAAGATGCCGCCGTACAACGACGCCTGCTGGCAGACGCTGCGTAACGAAAGCAGCACGTCGCAATGCGCGTCGTCGTACATGGTCTCGCACATCACGGTGGGCGTATCGACGCCGTTCTACCAAGCCGACCCGCAGCTGATCACGATGCTCCAGAAGGTCCAGTTCCCGATGGACTTCCTGAACTCGACCATCCTCGAGATGAACACGAAGAAGCTCGACGGCAGCACGATGGCCACCGACTTCCTGAAGACGCATCCCGAGATGTGGAAACAATGGGTGCCGGCCGACGTGGCGTCGAAGATCCAGGCGAGCCTGGCGAGCTAA
- a CDS encoding ABC transporter permease, producing MNSFFLHLSIADWVNDVVQSFVAQYGDSFHDFSTTLLRYLLVPLEGALRAVPPWLLLIAIGLLTWNATRRLSVAGFFVLLLYAIGCFGLWDKLMQTLALMLVATALSVVLGVPLGILTSRSAWLRRILLPILDIMQTLPSFVYLIPVLMLFGLGKVPAIFATIIYALPPLIRLTDLGIRHVDAEVVEAARAFGTTRWQLLLNVQLPLARPSIMAGINQTTMMALSMVVIASMIGSRGLGEDVLAGIQTLDVGKGMQAGIAIVILAIVIDRISQGYGQDRRARRLLALKKRSKAASRVPYRVAATETAADQTAGDAEENGLEVRPAK from the coding sequence ATGAATTCGTTTTTCCTACACTTGTCGATCGCCGATTGGGTGAACGACGTCGTGCAATCGTTCGTCGCGCAGTACGGCGACAGCTTCCACGACTTCAGCACCACGCTGCTGCGGTATCTGCTGGTGCCGCTCGAAGGCGCGCTGCGGGCCGTGCCGCCGTGGCTGCTGCTGATCGCGATCGGGCTGCTCACCTGGAACGCGACGCGGCGTCTTTCCGTCGCCGGCTTCTTCGTGCTGCTGCTCTACGCGATCGGCTGCTTCGGGCTGTGGGACAAACTCATGCAGACGCTCGCGTTGATGCTGGTGGCGACCGCGCTGTCGGTCGTGCTCGGCGTGCCGCTCGGCATTCTGACGTCTCGCAGCGCGTGGCTCAGGCGCATCCTGCTGCCGATCCTCGACATCATGCAGACGCTGCCGAGCTTCGTGTACCTGATTCCGGTCCTGATGCTGTTCGGCCTCGGTAAAGTGCCGGCCATCTTCGCGACGATCATCTATGCGCTGCCGCCGCTGATTCGCCTGACCGATCTTGGCATCCGGCACGTGGACGCTGAAGTCGTCGAAGCGGCTCGCGCGTTCGGCACCACGCGCTGGCAGTTGCTTCTGAACGTCCAGTTGCCGTTGGCGCGGCCGAGCATCATGGCCGGTATCAATCAGACGACGATGATGGCGTTGTCGATGGTCGTGATCGCATCGATGATCGGCTCGCGCGGGCTCGGTGAAGACGTGCTCGCGGGCATTCAAACGCTCGACGTAGGCAAGGGCATGCAGGCCGGTATCGCGATCGTGATTCTCGCAATCGTCATCGACCGCATCAGCCAGGGCTACGGCCAGGACCGCCGCGCACGCCGCCTGCTCGCGCTGAAGAAGCGCTCGAAAGCGGCCTCGCGCGTGCCGTATCGCGTGGCGGCAACCGAAACGGCCGCCGATCAAACCGCCGGCGATGCCGAAGAGAACGGCCTCGAAGTGCGGCCGGCAAAGTAA
- a CDS encoding quaternary amine ABC transporter ATP-binding protein, giving the protein MAAIEVKHVYKLFGHESGHARVLDLLKSGKGKAEVLAQTGCNVGLNDVSLHIGSGEIFVIMGLSGSGKSTLVRHFNRLIEPTAGEIVIDGNDVIKLDPKGLRELRRYKISMVFQNFGLLPHQTVIDNTAYALKTRGEAKAEALEKAQLWLGRVGLDGYGQHYPDELSGGMRQRVGLARALAADTDVLLMDEAFSALDPLIRTEMQDQLLQLQEKLNKTIVFITHDLDEALRIGDRIAILKDGQLVQVGTPDDIVHRPADEYVRRFVERRASMQ; this is encoded by the coding sequence ATGGCAGCGATCGAAGTCAAGCACGTCTACAAGCTCTTCGGCCACGAAAGCGGTCACGCGCGCGTGCTCGACCTGCTAAAAAGCGGCAAAGGCAAAGCCGAAGTGCTCGCGCAGACCGGCTGCAACGTCGGCCTGAACGACGTGAGCCTGCATATCGGTTCCGGCGAGATCTTCGTGATCATGGGCCTCTCGGGCTCCGGCAAGTCCACCCTCGTGCGGCACTTCAACCGCCTCATCGAGCCGACCGCCGGCGAGATCGTCATCGACGGCAACGACGTCATCAAGCTCGACCCCAAGGGCTTGCGCGAGCTGCGCCGCTACAAGATCAGCATGGTGTTCCAGAACTTCGGGCTGCTGCCGCATCAGACCGTCATCGACAACACCGCCTACGCGCTCAAGACGCGCGGCGAGGCCAAGGCCGAGGCGCTCGAGAAAGCGCAGCTCTGGCTCGGCCGCGTCGGCCTCGACGGCTACGGGCAGCATTACCCCGATGAATTGTCGGGCGGCATGCGCCAGCGCGTGGGCCTCGCGCGCGCGCTCGCCGCCGACACCGACGTGCTGCTCATGGACGAAGCGTTCTCCGCACTGGACCCGCTGATCCGCACTGAAATGCAGGACCAGCTGCTGCAGCTGCAGGAGAAGCTGAACAAGACGATCGTGTTCATCACGCACGATCTCGATGAGGCGCTGCGCATCGGCGACCGCATCGCGATCCTCAAGGACGGCCAGCTCGTGCAAGTCGGCACACCCGACGACATCGTCCACCGCCCCGCCGACGAGTACGTGCGCCGCTTCGTCGAGCGGCGCGCGAGTATGCAGTGA